The following are encoded together in the Flavobacterium haoranii genome:
- a CDS encoding ribonucleotide-diphosphate reductase subunit beta, with protein MSVVEPILQENKDRFVIFPIKHHDIWEWYKKQEACFWTAEEIDLHQDITDWNTKLNDDEKFFIKHILAFFAASDGIVNENLAENFVSEVQYTEAKFFYGFQLMMENIHSETYSLLIDTYVKDEKEKNILFKALENFPAIAKKAEWALKWVESDSFAERLIAFAAVEGIFFSGAFCSIFWLKKRGVMPGLTFSNELISRDEGMHCDFAVHLHNNHLINKVSKARITEILTNALDIEREFITESLPVSLIGMNAKLMTQYLEFVTDRLLVELGCERVYNSSNPFDFMDMISLQGKTNFFEKRVSEYQKAGVLNNDTDSNKISFDADF; from the coding sequence ATGTCTGTAGTAGAACCTATTTTGCAAGAAAACAAAGACCGATTTGTAATTTTTCCAATTAAACACCACGATATTTGGGAATGGTACAAGAAACAAGAGGCTTGTTTTTGGACTGCTGAGGAAATAGATTTACACCAAGATATTACCGATTGGAATACAAAATTAAACGATGATGAAAAGTTTTTCATCAAGCATATTTTAGCCTTTTTTGCAGCTTCTGACGGAATTGTAAATGAAAATTTGGCAGAAAACTTTGTAAGTGAAGTACAATATACCGAGGCTAAATTTTTCTATGGTTTCCAATTAATGATGGAAAATATTCATTCTGAAACCTATTCATTATTAATTGATACTTACGTTAAAGACGAAAAAGAGAAAAATATTTTATTTAAAGCGTTAGAAAACTTCCCTGCCATCGCAAAAAAAGCAGAGTGGGCTTTAAAATGGGTAGAGTCAGATTCTTTTGCTGAGCGTTTAATTGCTTTTGCTGCTGTAGAAGGAATTTTCTTTTCAGGGGCTTTCTGTTCGATTTTCTGGTTAAAGAAAAGAGGAGTTATGCCTGGATTAACATTCTCAAATGAGTTAATTTCTCGTGATGAAGGAATGCATTGTGATTTTGCGGTTCATTTACACAATAATCACTTAATTAATAAAGTTTCTAAAGCTAGAATTACCGAAATTTTAACAAATGCTTTAGATATTGAACGTGAATTTATTACCGAAAGTTTACCAGTAAGCTTAATTGGTATGAATGCGAAATTAATGACACAGTATTTAGAGTTTGTTACCGATAGATTATTAGTAGAATTAGGATGTGAAAGAGTTTATAATTCCTCAAATCCATTCGATTTTATGGATATGATTTCGCTTCAAGGAAAAACAAATTTCTTTGAAAAACGAGTGTCAGAATATCAAAAAGCGGGTGTTTTAAATAACGATACAGATTCTAATAAAATTAGTTTCGACGCAGATTTCTAA
- a CDS encoding deoxyguanosinetriphosphate triphosphohydrolase has product MQWEQLLSLKRQGDTSKRLRKEQDDTRLGFEVDYDRVIFSSAFRSLQDKTQVIPLSKTDFVHTRLTHSLEVSVVGRSLGRLVGKKILEKYPHLSEIHGYHMNDFGAIVAAAALAHDIGNPPFGHSGEKAIGEYFKTGNGQQFKEKLTDKEWQDLIDFEGNANGFSVVSSSREGVEGALRLTYATLGAFMKYPKESLPKKPTTKICDKKYGFFQQDKDFFKEVVSELGLISNKTGNDIGYERHPLAYLVESADDICYTIIDFEDGINLGLIDEEFALEYLIKLVKNTIDTKKYNELKTTEDRISYLRALAIGSLIGDAVNVFMENEELILKGEFPFALTDKSQYKAQMDDIIKVSVKRIYQSKEVIEKEVMGYNVISSLLDVFCTAFNNKMEGNESNYDKIVLKLLPERFLSEQESIYQRLLHICHFVSLLTDGKALELYKLIKGTA; this is encoded by the coding sequence ATGCAGTGGGAACAATTATTGTCGTTAAAACGACAAGGTGATACTTCAAAAAGACTTCGAAAAGAACAAGATGATACACGTTTAGGTTTTGAAGTTGATTACGACCGAGTAATTTTTTCTTCGGCATTTAGAAGTTTACAAGATAAAACACAAGTTATTCCTTTATCGAAAACCGATTTTGTTCACACGCGACTAACGCATAGTTTAGAAGTTTCCGTAGTTGGTCGTTCACTTGGTCGTTTGGTTGGGAAAAAGATTTTAGAAAAATATCCGCATTTATCGGAAATTCACGGTTATCACATGAACGATTTTGGCGCAATTGTAGCTGCTGCTGCTTTAGCACATGATATCGGAAATCCACCTTTTGGACATTCAGGTGAAAAAGCAATTGGAGAGTATTTCAAAACTGGAAACGGACAACAATTCAAAGAGAAGTTAACCGATAAAGAATGGCAAGATTTAATCGATTTTGAAGGAAATGCTAATGGTTTCTCAGTAGTTTCATCTTCTAGAGAAGGTGTTGAAGGTGCTTTGCGTTTAACGTATGCTACTTTAGGTGCTTTTATGAAGTATCCAAAAGAAAGCTTACCTAAAAAACCAACAACAAAGATTTGTGATAAAAAGTATGGTTTCTTTCAACAGGATAAAGATTTTTTTAAAGAAGTGGTTAGCGAGTTGGGATTGATTTCTAACAAAACTGGAAATGATATTGGTTATGAAAGACATCCATTGGCTTATTTAGTTGAATCAGCTGATGATATTTGTTATACTATCATAGATTTTGAAGATGGAATCAATTTAGGTTTAATAGATGAAGAATTTGCTTTAGAATATCTTATAAAATTGGTAAAAAACACCATTGATACTAAAAAATATAATGAACTAAAAACTACCGAAGATAGAATCAGTTATTTACGTGCATTAGCAATAGGAAGCTTAATTGGTGATGCAGTAAATGTTTTCATGGAAAATGAAGAATTGATTCTAAAAGGAGAATTTCCATTTGCTTTAACTGATAAAAGTCAATACAAAGCACAAATGGATGACATTATTAAAGTTAGCGTAAAGCGAATTTATCAAAGTAAAGAAGTTATTGAAAAAGAAGTAATGGGTTATAATGTTATTAGCTCTTTACTTGATGTTTTTTGTACAGCATTCAATAACAAAATGGAAGGCAATGAATCGAATTATGATAAAATTGTTTTAAAACTTTTACCCGAACGATTTCTTTCTGAACAAGAATCAATTTACCAAAGATTGTTACATATTTGTCACTTTGTTTCATTATTAACAGACGGAAAAGCTTTAGAATTGTATAAATTAATAAAGGGTACTGCTTAA
- a CDS encoding PA domain-containing protein: MKNKLLSTILIVSMLMFSCKNENQDANDNSTVETEAVSQDKEIAADSTATDSQENITNEADTVKPVAISSRVIKSEIKNNKIVDLNAEKTRKQHEQFLNQSPFKNSTSMSKADRKLAGLAPNKYFEQEWELTMNPKTGKPDIQGLYSLRKQLADERELAQLNRTPGDASDNPWIERGPNNVGGRVRAVMFDPNDATGKTVFAGGVSGGLWKNTDITNSNTQWSLVSLPDNLSVSSISYDPNNTNIFYVGTGESYVGGDVNGDGLWKSTDGGNTWTNVFGGITGPTVFESEAIVSINSPGTIAGDYPCYPTTAFGPVLTSVLNTDIELVSDTNPLGCNANPITNSVSGKIALIRRGNCTFVEKILNAQNAGAVAVIMMNNIAGTPIPMGGTDAGITIPSVMISKEDGDILEAAVLAGTVNGSLINGVGSFTGLLIPGQQHINDVVVKNNGGVSEIYVAAADGYYGSANALTFMGATDFGLYKSTNGGASWVKLSLPLTSGGYDTCPNDIEIGADGRIWVSTTNSFVFGEGGGRVFMSSDGGASFTLMHTVTGNGGGQRVELEASATNPNKLYVLSELGQANSASPTIECKIELTTNGFATAPTVVSLPSDGTDSRISTYGFTGAQAFYDLMIESNPSNDDEVYVGGLNLYKSTNSGSSWVPISQWNGGNFLHSDQHGMAFNPFNNNQAIFGNDGGVYFCSSLSSANNRSSNIPARNNGLNITQFYSVGVAPTSAVSGLSSGDYFAAGAQDNGTQYFENVNAGVNGSVRSQGGDGAFTMMDQGSDKYYISNYVHNGSVNYRLMVSPFTVRALSDDTSNDENGAFIAPMVLDSNLDVLYSDYSSGTNYSIRRYKNIKSGAVNRTTITDALLTSRPTAFAVSPYTTTKTNLLIGTVLGKLIRVTGIHNNIPNPVWTDITGPSFVGSVSDIEYGQTENDIFVTMHNYNVVSVWYSADGGATWSNKEGNLPDMPVKCILQNPLNLDEVIIGTELGVWFTNNFSAASPTWNQSYNGMSNVKVTDLDLRNDYVVYAATYGRGIFSGQFTSQPLHSDGFVKTNLVTVYPNPATDILTINVKDFSGNMNVELYDVKGQKVLSQNEANFSNEKSINISSLAAGIYVLKVNADNLSYTQKVIKK; the protein is encoded by the coding sequence ATGAAAAATAAATTACTTAGTACAATTTTGATAGTAAGTATGTTGATGTTTTCTTGTAAAAATGAAAATCAAGATGCAAATGATAATTCGACTGTCGAGACAGAAGCTGTCTCTCAAGACAAAGAAATTGCTGCTGATAGTACGGCCACTGATAGCCAAGAAAATATTACTAATGAAGCAGATACTGTAAAACCAGTAGCTATTTCTAGTAGAGTAATAAAATCAGAAATTAAAAATAATAAGATTGTAGATTTAAACGCTGAAAAAACTAGAAAACAGCACGAACAATTTTTAAATCAAAGTCCATTTAAAAATTCAACTTCAATGTCTAAAGCTGATAGAAAATTAGCTGGATTAGCTCCTAATAAATATTTTGAGCAAGAGTGGGAATTAACAATGAATCCTAAAACTGGAAAGCCAGACATTCAAGGGTTGTATTCTTTGAGAAAGCAGTTAGCTGATGAAAGAGAATTAGCCCAATTAAATAGAACTCCTGGAGACGCATCAGATAATCCATGGATTGAAAGAGGACCCAATAATGTAGGTGGTCGTGTAAGAGCTGTAATGTTTGATCCAAACGACGCTACTGGTAAAACTGTATTTGCTGGAGGTGTAAGTGGAGGATTATGGAAAAATACTGATATTACAAATTCTAATACACAATGGAGTTTAGTTAGTTTGCCTGATAATTTATCAGTTTCTTCAATTTCGTATGATCCAAACAATACAAATATTTTTTATGTAGGGACAGGAGAATCTTATGTTGGTGGTGATGTTAATGGTGATGGCCTTTGGAAATCTACTGATGGAGGTAATACTTGGACTAATGTTTTTGGAGGAATTACAGGGCCTACCGTTTTTGAATCAGAAGCAATAGTTTCTATAAATTCACCTGGAACAATAGCGGGAGATTATCCTTGTTACCCAACTACTGCTTTCGGCCCAGTATTAACTTCTGTTTTAAATACAGATATAGAACTAGTAAGTGATACAAATCCATTGGGGTGTAATGCAAATCCTATAACTAATAGTGTTTCAGGTAAAATTGCTTTAATCAGGAGAGGTAATTGTACTTTCGTTGAGAAAATATTGAATGCTCAAAATGCTGGTGCTGTTGCAGTAATTATGATGAATAATATTGCAGGAACTCCAATACCGATGGGAGGAACTGATGCAGGAATAACTATTCCTTCTGTTATGATTTCTAAAGAAGATGGAGATATATTAGAGGCAGCTGTTTTAGCTGGTACTGTTAATGGTTCTTTAATCAATGGTGTAGGAAGTTTTACAGGTTTATTAATTCCAGGTCAACAACATATAAATGACGTTGTAGTTAAAAATAATGGTGGGGTTTCAGAAATTTATGTAGCTGCTGCTGATGGTTATTATGGTTCTGCAAACGCTTTAACTTTTATGGGAGCAACTGATTTTGGATTGTATAAATCTACAAATGGAGGTGCTTCTTGGGTTAAATTAAGTCTACCTTTAACTTCTGGAGGTTATGATACTTGTCCAAACGATATTGAGATTGGTGCAGATGGAAGAATTTGGGTTTCTACAACAAATAGCTTTGTGTTTGGCGAAGGAGGAGGAAGAGTGTTTATGTCCAGTGATGGAGGTGCGAGTTTTACTCTAATGCATACAGTTACAGGTAATGGTGGAGGACAAAGAGTCGAGTTAGAGGCTTCAGCTACAAATCCTAATAAGTTATATGTTTTGTCTGAATTAGGGCAAGCAAATTCAGCTTCACCAACAATTGAATGTAAAATTGAATTGACGACTAATGGCTTTGCTACTGCACCAACTGTAGTTAGCTTACCTTCTGACGGTACAGATTCTAGAATCAGTACTTATGGTTTTACAGGTGCACAAGCTTTCTATGATTTAATGATAGAGTCTAATCCATCAAATGACGATGAGGTTTATGTTGGTGGTTTAAATTTATATAAATCTACAAATAGTGGTTCATCTTGGGTGCCAATATCTCAATGGAATGGAGGTAATTTTTTACATTCAGATCAACACGGAATGGCTTTTAATCCTTTTAACAACAATCAAGCTATTTTCGGTAATGATGGTGGGGTGTATTTTTGTTCAAGTTTATCATCGGCTAACAATCGCAGTAGTAATATCCCTGCAAGAAATAATGGCTTAAACATTACTCAGTTTTACAGCGTAGGTGTAGCGCCTACATCTGCGGTAAGTGGTTTGTCCTCAGGAGATTATTTTGCTGCAGGAGCTCAAGATAATGGGACTCAGTACTTCGAGAACGTTAATGCAGGCGTAAATGGAAGTGTTAGATCACAAGGTGGAGATGGTGCTTTTACGATGATGGATCAAGGCTCAGATAAATATTATATATCAAATTATGTTCACAATGGTTCTGTTAATTATAGATTAATGGTTTCACCGTTTACGGTTAGAGCATTGAGTGATGACACTTCAAATGATGAAAATGGAGCTTTTATCGCGCCAATGGTTTTAGATTCAAACTTAGATGTTTTGTATTCTGATTATTCAAGCGGTACAAATTATAGTATTAGAAGATATAAGAATATCAAGTCTGGTGCCGTTAATAGAACAACTATTACAGATGCTTTACTAACGTCTCGTCCAACTGCATTTGCAGTTTCACCATACACAACTACAAAAACTAATTTATTAATAGGTACAGTACTTGGGAAACTTATTAGAGTAACGGGTATTCATAATAATATTCCTAATCCAGTTTGGACAGATATTACAGGACCAAGTTTTGTTGGAAGTGTTTCAGATATTGAATATGGTCAAACAGAAAACGATATTTTTGTAACAATGCACAACTATAATGTTGTTAGTGTTTGGTATTCTGCAGATGGTGGAGCTACTTGGTCAAATAAAGAAGGTAATTTACCTGATATGCCAGTAAAATGTATTTTACAGAATCCATTAAATCTTGATGAAGTAATTATTGGAACAGAACTTGGTGTTTGGTTTACAAACAACTTTAGTGCTGCTTCTCCTACATGGAATCAATCTTACAATGGTATGAGTAATGTAAAAGTGACTGATCTTGATTTAAGAAATGATTATGTTGTCTATGCTGCTACTTATGGAAGAGGAATTTTCTCTGGACAATTTACAAGTCAGCCTTTACATTCTGATGGATTTGTTAAAACTAATTTAGTAACTGTTTATCCAAATCCAGCGACTGATATTTTAACAATTAATGTTAAAGACTTTAGTGGTAATATGAATGTTGAGTTATACGATGTTAAAGGTCAAAAAGTATTATCGCAAAATGAAGCTAATTTTTCTAATGAGAAATCTATTAACATTAGTTCATTAGCAGCTGGTATTTATGTTTTAAAAGTAAATGCTGATAATTTATCTTATACTCAAAAAGTAATTAAGAAATAA
- a CDS encoding ribonucleoside-diphosphate reductase subunit alpha: MNVVKRDGRREPVMFDKITDRIRFLCYELNELVDPVKVAMRVIEGLYDGVTTSELDNLAAETAASMTVTHPDYAQLAARIAVSNLHKNSKKSFSETMTDLYHYVNPRTGQEAPMISDEVYEVIMQNAERLDSSIIYNRDFNYDYFGFKTLERSYLLKINGKIAERPQHMLMRVSVGIHLNDIDAALETYELMSKKFFTHATPTLFNAGTPKPQMSSCFLLTMKDDSIDGIYDTLKQTAKISQSAGGIGLSIHNVRATGSYIRGTNGTSNGIVPMLRVFNDTARYVDQGGGKRKGSFAIYVEPWHADIMEFLDLKKNHGKEEMRARDLFYAMWIPDLFMKRVEADSTWTLMCPNECPGMYDVHSEEFEKMYLAYEEAGKGRKTIKARELWEKILESQIETGTPYMLYKDAANRKSNQKNLGTIRSSNLCTEILEYTSEDEIAVCNLASISLPMFVEDGKFNHQYLYDVTKRITRNLNKVIDRNYYPVKEAENSNLRHRPVGLGVQGLADAFILMRLPFTSDEAKQLNQEIFETIYFAAVTASMEMAKEEGAYSTFEGSPISQGEFQYNLWGLNDSDLSGRWDWSSLRKEVMEHGVRNSLLLAPMPTASTSQILGNNEAFEPYTSNIYTRRVLSGEFIVVNKHLLHDLVSLGLWNEELKQEIMRNNGSIQSIDVIPQEIKDLYKTVWEMSMKDIIDMSRQRGYFIDQSQSLNLFMEGATMAKLTSMHFYAWKSGLKTGMYYLRTKAAVDAIKFTLSNEKKAQPQPEVEANAVKVEADEMSAAEFRAMLERSKNAGPEDCEMCGS; the protein is encoded by the coding sequence ATGAATGTAGTAAAAAGAGACGGAAGAAGAGAACCGGTAATGTTTGATAAAATTACCGATAGAATTAGATTTTTATGCTATGAGCTAAATGAATTGGTAGATCCAGTAAAAGTTGCAATGCGTGTTATTGAAGGGCTGTATGATGGTGTTACTACTTCAGAATTAGATAATTTGGCTGCCGAAACTGCTGCATCAATGACAGTTACACATCCAGATTATGCTCAATTAGCAGCTCGTATTGCCGTTTCTAATTTACACAAAAATTCAAAAAAATCGTTTTCTGAAACGATGACCGATTTATATCATTATGTAAATCCACGTACAGGTCAAGAAGCGCCTATGATTTCTGATGAGGTTTATGAAGTAATCATGCAAAATGCTGAACGATTAGATTCAAGTATTATCTACAATCGTGATTTTAACTACGACTATTTCGGATTTAAAACATTAGAGCGTTCTTATTTGCTTAAAATAAATGGTAAAATTGCCGAGCGTCCACAACATATGTTAATGCGTGTTTCTGTAGGTATTCATTTAAACGATATCGATGCCGCTTTGGAAACATACGAATTAATGTCTAAAAAATTCTTTACGCATGCTACACCTACTTTATTTAATGCCGGAACTCCAAAACCTCAAATGTCATCGTGTTTCTTACTAACAATGAAAGACGATAGTATTGATGGGATTTACGATACTTTAAAACAAACGGCTAAAATTTCACAGTCAGCTGGTGGAATTGGTTTGTCTATTCACAATGTAAGAGCAACGGGTTCTTATATTCGTGGTACAAATGGTACTTCAAATGGTATAGTTCCTATGCTTCGTGTATTTAACGACACAGCGCGCTATGTAGATCAAGGTGGCGGAAAGCGTAAAGGTAGTTTTGCTATTTATGTAGAGCCTTGGCATGCTGATATTATGGAATTCTTGGATTTAAAGAAAAACCATGGTAAAGAAGAAATGCGTGCGCGTGATTTATTCTATGCAATGTGGATTCCAGATTTATTCATGAAGCGTGTGGAAGCAGATAGCACTTGGACATTAATGTGTCCAAACGAGTGTCCTGGAATGTATGACGTTCATAGTGAAGAATTCGAAAAAATGTACTTAGCTTACGAAGAGGCTGGTAAAGGAAGAAAAACAATTAAGGCTCGCGAACTTTGGGAAAAAATCTTAGAATCTCAAATTGAAACGGGAACACCGTATATGTTGTATAAAGATGCAGCGAATAGAAAGTCCAACCAAAAAAATCTAGGAACTATTCGTTCATCTAATTTATGTACAGAGATTTTAGAATATACATCTGAAGATGAAATTGCTGTTTGTAACTTAGCTTCAATTTCATTACCAATGTTTGTGGAAGATGGAAAATTTAACCACCAATATTTATATGATGTAACAAAACGTATTACACGTAACTTAAACAAGGTAATTGATAGAAATTACTATCCAGTTAAAGAAGCAGAAAATTCAAATTTACGTCACCGTCCAGTTGGATTAGGTGTTCAAGGTTTAGCAGATGCTTTTATATTAATGCGTTTACCATTTACAAGCGATGAAGCAAAACAATTAAACCAAGAAATCTTCGAAACTATTTATTTTGCAGCTGTAACAGCTTCAATGGAAATGGCTAAAGAAGAAGGAGCGTATTCAACTTTTGAAGGTTCGCCTATTTCTCAAGGAGAATTCCAATACAATCTGTGGGGATTAAACGATTCAGATTTATCGGGTCGTTGGGATTGGTCTTCATTAAGAAAAGAAGTCATGGAGCATGGTGTACGTAACTCATTGTTATTAGCGCCAATGCCAACAGCTTCTACTTCGCAAATTCTTGGTAATAATGAAGCTTTTGAACCTTATACTTCAAATATTTATACACGTCGAGTTTTATCGGGTGAATTTATTGTAGTAAACAAACATTTATTACACGATTTAGTATCACTTGGTTTATGGAACGAAGAATTGAAGCAAGAAATTATGCGTAATAACGGTTCTATTCAAAGTATTGATGTAATTCCTCAAGAAATTAAAGATTTGTATAAAACAGTTTGGGAAATGAGTATGAAAGATATTATTGATATGTCTCGTCAACGTGGTTATTTCATTGACCAATCTCAATCTTTAAACTTATTTATGGAAGGTGCTACAATGGCAAAATTAACTTCTATGCACTTTTATGCATGGAAAAGTGGCTTAAAAACAGGTATGTATTACTTACGAACAAAAGCTGCAGTTGATGCTATTAAATTTACACTAAGTAATGAGAAAAAAGCGCAACCGCAACCTGAAGTTGAAGCAAATGCTGTAAAAGTGGAAGCTGATGAAATGAGCGCAGCTGAATTTAGAGCTATGTTAGAACGTTCTAAAAATGCTGGTCCAGAAGATTGTGAAATGTGTGGATCATAA
- a CDS encoding BaiN/RdsA family NAD(P)/FAD-dependent oxidoreductase, producing MNSKYDLIIIGGGAAGFFAAINIMEKNPSCKVAILERGKEVLTKVKVSGGGRCNVTHACFVPNDLVKFYPRGERELKGPFNTFCSGDTIEWFSNRGVELKIEDDGRMFPTTDSSQTIIDCFLKETQKYKIDVLTNQSVKSLFPSNDFWKIETTTEVFACKKIVIATGSNTKIWELLQDLGHQIIEPVPSLFTFNIKDTRIKDLMGLSAQVAVKVKEANLKSEGALLITHWGMSGPAILKLSAWGARELNKLNYQFSIQVNWLKDLNFEEVMEELLQLKIENAKKQIDKFCPFDFPKRLWESLLLASEIELQTKWAHLSKKQMVNLSNQLTNGVFKVNGKSTFKDEFVTAGGIDLKEVNFKSMESKVLPNLFFAGEILNIDAITGGFNFQNAWTTAYIASQSV from the coding sequence ATGAATTCAAAATACGATTTAATAATTATTGGTGGTGGAGCAGCGGGTTTTTTTGCAGCGATCAATATTATGGAGAAAAATCCAAGTTGCAAAGTTGCCATATTGGAACGCGGAAAAGAAGTTTTAACTAAAGTTAAAGTTTCTGGAGGTGGAAGATGCAATGTTACTCATGCTTGTTTTGTGCCAAATGATTTAGTGAAGTTTTATCCCAGAGGCGAAAGAGAATTAAAAGGTCCTTTTAATACTTTTTGTTCTGGAGACACTATTGAATGGTTTTCTAATAGAGGAGTGGAACTAAAAATTGAAGATGATGGTAGAATGTTTCCAACAACCGATTCTTCTCAAACCATAATAGATTGTTTTTTAAAAGAAACTCAAAAGTATAAAATTGATGTTTTAACAAATCAAAGTGTTAAGTCATTATTTCCATCAAACGATTTTTGGAAAATTGAAACCACTACTGAAGTATTTGCTTGTAAAAAAATAGTTATTGCTACGGGAAGTAATACTAAAATATGGGAATTGTTACAAGATTTAGGTCATCAAATTATTGAACCAGTGCCATCTTTATTTACATTTAATATTAAAGATACTAGAATTAAAGATTTAATGGGACTTAGTGCTCAAGTTGCAGTAAAAGTTAAAGAAGCAAACCTGAAATCAGAAGGTGCGTTGTTGATCACGCATTGGGGGATGAGTGGACCTGCTATTTTAAAATTATCGGCTTGGGGCGCTAGGGAATTAAATAAATTAAATTACCAATTTTCCATTCAAGTAAATTGGCTTAAAGATTTAAATTTTGAAGAAGTAATGGAAGAATTACTTCAGTTAAAAATAGAAAATGCTAAAAAACAAATTGATAAATTCTGTCCGTTCGATTTTCCAAAAAGACTTTGGGAATCTCTACTTTTAGCAAGTGAAATAGAGCTGCAAACAAAATGGGCTCATCTGTCTAAAAAACAAATGGTTAATTTAAGTAATCAGTTGACCAATGGTGTTTTTAAAGTAAATGGGAAAAGTACTTTTAAAGATGAATTTGTTACCGCTGGTGGAATTGACTTAAAAGAGGTAAATTTCAAATCGATGGAAAGTAAAGTGTTGCCAAATTTATTTTTTGCTGGTGAAATATTAAATATCGATGCTATTACTGGAGGTTTTAACTTTCAAAATGCGTGGACAACAGCATATATTGCTTCGCAAAGTGTATAA
- a CDS encoding GLPGLI family protein, with translation MRYFLLIVGFLLAFSSYGQNLLVKYSEGFITSEQRLKELPEAIRSERVKKKFYNLTVDVKHGISYYGNDENTKNTNYSTENKSETQQDDHIQITNTKIIVDIKNTEKFYYKDFGNNEMIFEYFNADQLFHGKDFLQNWNWQITDEIKVINGYTCKKALADWVEHDAQFTAWFTEDIPVNAGPEKFDGLPGLILYVGTPYYEYSAISIKEVKNKVEILKPDFKNKKTFTHKEITEIIKQKINNLRSSSITTQEGDKTITTETIIYKN, from the coding sequence ATGCGTTATTTCCTTTTGATAGTAGGCTTTTTGTTAGCTTTTTCGTCTTATGGGCAAAATCTTTTAGTAAAGTACTCCGAGGGTTTTATTACTTCAGAACAAAGATTAAAAGAATTACCCGAAGCTATTAGAAGTGAACGGGTAAAAAAGAAATTTTATAATCTAACAGTTGATGTAAAACATGGAATAAGTTATTACGGTAATGATGAAAATACAAAAAATACAAATTACAGTACAGAAAACAAAAGTGAAACACAACAAGATGATCATATTCAAATAACAAACACAAAAATCATTGTTGATATTAAAAATACTGAAAAATTTTATTATAAAGATTTTGGAAATAACGAAATGATATTTGAATACTTCAATGCTGACCAATTGTTTCATGGTAAAGATTTTTTACAAAATTGGAATTGGCAAATTACCGATGAAATAAAAGTTATAAATGGATATACTTGTAAAAAAGCTTTAGCAGATTGGGTTGAACATGATGCGCAATTTACAGCATGGTTTACAGAAGATATTCCAGTAAATGCGGGGCCAGAAAAATTTGATGGTTTACCGGGTTTAATTTTGTATGTAGGAACACCTTATTATGAATATTCAGCAATATCGATAAAAGAGGTAAAAAATAAAGTTGAAATTCTTAAGCCTGATTTTAAAAATAAAAAAACTTTTACTCATAAAGAAATTACCGAGATTATAAAGCAAAAAATTAACAATTTACGCTCTTCATCTATCACAACACAAGAAGGAGATAAAACAATAACAACAGAAACTATCATTTACAAGAATTAA
- a CDS encoding glycerophosphodiester phosphodiesterase — protein sequence MFYKIAHRGASGYIVENTLESIQKAVDLGVDGIELDVHICASGEVVVFHDFTLDRLTNVLGPVASFTLTELKEFKIKDKFSIPTLQEVLDLTFNKCWLNIELKGENTALPTFQLLEDFCDNKNYNKANFLISSFQLKELEDFSKLSTEYSLAVLTQASLEQAIEIASKIDAKAIHPHFSLLTEESCLKAKKMGFKINTWTVNETADIEHVKRFPIDGIISDFPDRI from the coding sequence ATGTTTTATAAAATTGCACATAGGGGAGCGTCGGGTTATATAGTCGAAAACACACTTGAATCGATTCAAAAAGCTGTTGATTTAGGTGTCGACGGAATCGAATTAGATGTACATATTTGTGCTTCTGGTGAGGTAGTTGTCTTTCATGATTTTACCTTAGATCGGCTAACAAATGTATTAGGACCAGTTGCTAGCTTTACTTTAACCGAGCTGAAAGAATTTAAAATTAAGGATAAGTTTAGTATTCCAACACTTCAAGAAGTTTTAGATCTGACTTTCAATAAATGTTGGCTTAATATAGAGTTGAAAGGTGAAAATACAGCATTACCTACATTTCAATTATTAGAAGATTTTTGTGATAATAAAAATTATAATAAAGCCAATTTTTTAATCTCAAGTTTCCAATTAAAAGAATTAGAAGATTTTTCTAAGTTAAGTACTGAATATAGTTTAGCGGTTTTAACGCAAGCTAGTTTGGAACAAGCTATTGAAATTGCGTCTAAAATTGACGCAAAAGCAATTCATCCTCATTTCTCTTTATTAACTGAAGAAAGTTGTTTAAAAGCTAAAAAAATGGGGTTTAAAATAAATACTTGGACAGTAAATGAAACAGCAGATATTGAACATGTAAAAAGATTTCCAATTGACGGAATAATATCTGATTTTCCAGACAGAATATGA